From the Oncorhynchus nerka isolate Pitt River linkage group LG20, Oner_Uvic_2.0, whole genome shotgun sequence genome, one window contains:
- the LOC115102213 gene encoding polyhomeotic-like protein 2 → MTSGNGNNAPTVTGSTPHNGETKPPQAIVKPQILTHVIEGFVIQEGAEPFPVERPLSLLIENLKKHKQQILSDSEKTTSSNSTTDSEMEDLSHQELKQQEEPTLTCELCGRVDFAYNFKRSKRFCSTVCAKRYNVGCTKRMGLFPNRQTTMEKLKKQRMLDGNQQNSSSETKNQTPTTGQQTGGGSLTSSHPSHGESSQCSDMSSYEGPPSPPLSAASSGVHRPQVDRGPEHMEGCGPNLTKHFLPSDPAKWNVEDVYGFICSLPGCLAIAEEFRSQEIDGQSLLLLKEDHLMGTMNIKLGPALKIFAQISVLRDS, encoded by the exons ATGACCTCGGGGAATGGGAACAATGCGCCCACGGTGACCGGCAGCACCCCTCATAATGGCGAGACCAAACCGCCCCAGGCAATAGTGAAACCCCAGATCCTCACCCACGTCATTGAGGGATTTGTGATCCAGGAGGGAGCCGAGCCTTTCCCT GTGGAACGTCCGTTGTCATTGCTGATCGAGAACCTGAAGAAACACAAACAGCAAATACTTTCCGACTCAGAGAAAACGACCTCCTCCAACAGCACCACAGACTCTGAGATGGAGGACTTATCACACCAAG AGCTGAAGCAGCAGGAGGAGCCCACCCTGACGTGTGAGCTATGTGGCAGAGTGGACTTTGCCTACAACTTCAAGAGATCCAAGAGATTCTGCTCCACCGTATGTGCCAAACG GTATAATGTGGGCTGTACAAAGCGAATGGGCCTCTTTCCAAATCGACAAACCACCATGGAGAAACTGAAGAAGCAAAGAATGTTGGATGGAAACCAACAGAACTCAAGTTCAGAAACCAAAAA TCAGACTCCCACCACTGGCCAACAAACTGGGGGTGGATCGTTGACGTCCAGCCACCCCTCTCACGGGGAGTCCAGCCAGTGTTCGGACATGTCTAGCTACGAGGGTCCTCCTTCGCCCCCCCTGTCTGCTGCCAGCTCCGGTGTTCACAGGCCCCAGGTGGACAGAGGGCCCGAGCACATGGAAGGCTGTGGACCAAACCTCACAAAGCACTTCCTGCCCAGCGATCCAGCCAAGTGGAACGTGGAGGACGTCTACGGGTTCATCTGCTCTCTGCCAG GTTGCCTGGCGATAGCCGAGGAGTTCCGCTCCCAGGAGATCGATGGCCAGTCCTTGCTGCTGCTTAAAGAGGACCACCTTATGGGCACAATGAACATTAAACTGGGGCCCGCACTCAAGATCTTTGCCCAGATCAGTGTGCTGAGAGACTCGTAG